Within Micavibrio sp. TMED2, the genomic segment GAGCACGCCCGAGAAGCTCTATAACGGTGTCGACTAGAGCCGTGATGCGCTCTCGAAACCGGTCAGCACACCGACCGCATTGACCGCGATTGCTTCAATGGCATAGCCGCCTTCCATCACGAACTGGGTCGGACGGTTGAGTGCGGCCAGTCGCTCGCCGATCCGTGGAAACGCATCGGTATCCAGCGTGAATTGCGAAATCGGGTCTTCCTTGTAGGTATCAACACCGAGCGAGACGATGATCGCATCCGGGGCGAAATCCTCGATCCGGCGGCAGGCATTCTCGAATGCCTCGGACCAGCGATCCCAGTCACTGCCCCATGGCAGCGGATAGTTGTGGTTGTGGCCATAACCGGCACCCTCGCCAATCTCATCGGCATGGCCGAGGAAGAACGGAAACTCGAAGCGCGGGTCGGCATGGATCGACAGGAACTGCACGTCCGAGCGGCCATAGAAGATCGACTGGGTGCCATTGCCGTGGTGGTAGTCAACGTCAATGATCGAAATCCGCGCACAGCCCTTGTCGAGCAGGTATTGCGCGGCAATCGCTGCGTTGTTGAAGAAGCAATAGCCGCCATAGAAATCGGCATGGGCATGATGGCCCGGCGGTCGGCAGAGCGAGAACACCGCCTGCTCGCCGGTCACGAGGGCACCGGCCCCGCTGACCGCGGTATTGGCACTGGAGGTAATCGCGCGCCATGTGCCCGGCGTAATCGGTGTCCCGGCATCGAAGGAGAAATAGGACAGGCGGCCATCGATGGTTTCCGGTTCGCGGTTGCCCATGCCCCGCACCGGCCAGCAGAGCGGCAGCGCGTCATTGTCGCGGCCCTCGGCGGCCCAGAGCTCCCAGGCTTCCTCGAGAAATTTGATCAGGCGTTTGTCATGTATCCGGGCGATCGGGTCGATTCCGGCATCATCAGGCGTCCGAACCTCGCCGAGGTTGACGTCACGTACCCGGCTTATAATCATCTCGGCGCGTTCCGGCTTCTCGAACGGTTTCATGATCATGCCGTCATTCAATTCCGAGCGGCCATCCTGAAAGCGGTGGTCCGGTGAAAAGATTGTGAGCATGCTGGTCGCCTGTTTGTCATGAATGGCGGGATATGATCTTATCGCGCGCGGTAAGTGTATGTACCAGACCGCATAATGGCTGACACTATCATATTATGTTGCACACCCTCCTCCAGCGCTGGCGGTATTGCATCCTGAACGGTATGCCCGTGGCTGTGCTGCTGTGTCTGGCTTTATCGATGCCAGTAGCGGCGGCAGGCCGGCAGCAGATCACGGTCTTTGCCGCTGCCAGCCTCAAGGGCGCGATGATGGCGGCGATCAGTGAATTTGAGACGCAGCAGCCGGACAGTGATATCCGGCTGTCGGTCGCCGCTTCCTCGACACTGGCGCGCCAGATCGAGGCCGGGGCACCGGCTGACATATACGCCAGCGCCAATTTGCTCTGGGCCGAGTATCTGGCCGGACAGGGGATGCTGGTGCCCGGCTGGCGCTCGGACTGGCTCGGCAACCGTCTGGTGCTGATTGCCACCGGCGGTGATGTTGTCATTACCGTCATGCCCCATGAGTTGCGCGCCGATGAGCGCCTTATAGATAAGCTGCCTGAAGGTGAGCGACTGGCGGTTGGCGATCCCGAGCATGTGCCGGTCGGGCGCTATGCCCGTGCGGCGCTGGAAAGCCTCGGCCAATGGGATGCGTTGCGGCCAAGGCTGGCACCGACCGCCGATACGCTGGCGACCATTGCCCTGGTCGGCACCGGTGTTGCGCCGCTTGGCATTGCCTATGGCTCTGATGCGCTGCTCAGCGACCGGGTCAGGGTTGTGGCCTATTTCCCCGACAGCAGCCATCCACCGATCCGCTACAGTCTTGGACTGATCGACCGGCAGGATGGGCAGCAGAATGAATTGGCGCAGGCGTTCTTTGACTTCCTGCAGACGCCATCGGCCATGCGTAT encodes:
- a CDS encoding acetylpolyamine amidohydrolase encodes the protein MLTIFSPDHRFQDGRSELNDGMIMKPFEKPERAEMIISRVRDVNLGEVRTPDDAGIDPIARIHDKRLIKFLEEAWELWAAEGRDNDALPLCWPVRGMGNREPETIDGRLSYFSFDAGTPITPGTWRAITSSANTAVSGAGALVTGEQAVFSLCRPPGHHAHADFYGGYCFFNNAAIAAQYLLDKGCARISIIDVDYHHGNGTQSIFYGRSDVQFLSIHADPRFEFPFFLGHADEIGEGAGYGHNHNYPLPWGSDWDRWSEAFENACRRIEDFAPDAIIVSLGVDTYKEDPISQFTLDTDAFPRIGERLAALNRPTQFVMEGGYAIEAIAVNAVGVLTGFESASRL
- a CDS encoding molybdate ABC transporter substrate-binding protein encodes the protein MLHTLLQRWRYCILNGMPVAVLLCLALSMPVAAAGRQQITVFAAASLKGAMMAAISEFETQQPDSDIRLSVAASSTLARQIEAGAPADIYASANLLWAEYLAGQGMLVPGWRSDWLGNRLVLIATGGDVVITVMPHELRADERLIDKLPEGERLAVGDPEHVPVGRYARAALESLGQWDALRPRLAPTADTLATIALVGTGVAPLGIAYGSDALLSDRVRVVAYFPDSSHPPIRYSLGLIDRQDGQQNELAQAFFDFLQTPSAMRIFADHGFRTDAPP